In Desulfovibrionales bacterium, the genomic window CTGAAGGCACCATGAAGCTAAAATCATCTCCGCCCACATGACCCGCAAAGACCTTGCGGGTATCTGTCTCGCGCAGGATATTGGTAAGCAACATGGCTACCATACGTATCACTTCATCACCGCGCGAAAAGCCGTACCGGTCATTATACGGCTTGAAATTGTCGATATCCACATAGCCTATGGCCACTTCTTCGCCCGCATCCAGGGCGGCCTGGATGGTCTTTAAGATGGAGGTATTGCCGGGCAATCTGGTCAGAGGATTATTGTCAAAGACCCGTTGCATCCTTTCAAAACACAGCGACATCCTGGCAAAAAGTTCTGTATAATCAATAGGTTTGCTGATAAAATCATCGACCGGATATTGTTCCCATTCGATGCCTGTGGATATAGCTTCTCTGGAAAGGGCGATAATAAATGGTATATGGGCACAGTATATGCCCCCTTTTACAGCCTGAACCATCTCTAATTCCACCTTGTCCTGCATATCAGCCATGACGAGGATTAGATCCGGAGGATCATTGAAGATGGTATCCATGGCTTTTTTGAAGGTGGGGCTGGAAATTATTTGATACCCCTTGGCTTCAAAAAGGTATTCTTGTTCTTTACCGGGTTTATCACCCTTGCCTATTATCAGGACTCGATGGCGGGCGGGCATTTTTCACCTAAGGTCTGAATCTCAAAGCTAAACCCCCTTAGCTCCACAAGAACCTCCTCGGCCTCGGCTATGAGGCCGGGCAGATCCTCTTCCCGGAGGGTCAAGGCCGCCCAGGCATTATGATCCAGGGCCGGGACCCATTTGTCGCCGCCAAAACCAAAACCCCTGGCCCGGACCAGGACATCGGCTACATGGACGATAGCCGTGCTCACATAATGATTGGCGCTTTTTTTGGGTTCGTGGTGGTAAGCGATGGGTTCGGCCAGCCTGTCCGGAAGGTTCCAATGCCGGCAGAGCCTTTGTCCTACCTGGGTATGGTTAATCTTAAGTATCCGCTGCTCTGCCTCATAAAGAGAGATATTTTCGCCCAGTATGGCCTCGTCCAGGACGGCAGCCTCTTCGGCCAGGTTTTCCCTGATCACCACCTTGCCGATATCATGCAGAAGCGCCGCCGTGGATATCTCCTCAGGATCGTTAATGCTCAGCCGCCGGGCGATTACATTAGCGATGGCTGCACATCCCAGGGAATGTTCCCAGAGACCAACCACTGTCTTTTCCATGGCCTCGAAAATAGAGGCGCTCAATACCAGGCTCCGCACCACATTAAATCCTAAAAGGATGACGGCGCTGCTTACCGTAGAGATGCGCCCGGGAAACCCGTAGAATGCTGAATTGACCAGCTTAAGGAGTTTTGCCGCCAGGATCTGATCCTTGGCGATAACGCGTCCGATCCGGTCGGCAGAGACCGAGGGGTCTTCGACCATCTGGGTTAACTTAGAGACAATGCCCGGCAGGGTTGGCAGGGCCTTCGCCTGTCTAAGTTTTTCTCTGAATCCGGCGATTTTTTCCTCGTCCCACTCTATTGCCATGAAGTTACGATCAGATCCTTTATTATTTCCTTTACGCGCATGAGGAGGGGGTCGCCTGTCCTGGGGCGAAATCTTTCCTCAAGGTCGGCCAATTCTCCTTCCAGCGTTTTTTCACCTTCCTCGGCAATGGGGTGTCCCTCCACTGTTATGGTCTGAACCCCCAATCTCTTCAATCGTTCGATCAAGGCCACAGACAGCACGGTTCCTTTCCCGCAAAGGATGATGCCGTCTTCGCGGAGGATATCCCGGGCCAGGGTCATGCCGGAAGTAGCAAGAGTTAACGGGATGGCCTGCATGGGCGATAATACCTCTTTCGTAACGTTTTAGTTTTCATCCGAAAACGATAGTTTTTGGAGTCAAATTACTTAACGCCAACCGGCATAAACATGGTCAACCTTTTTTTGTTTGCTGCCGAACGTGGCGCCCGTCTCTCCTTTGATAAACTGAAAAAACGCCGGGGCAATTTTTTCGTCGGTCGCATTTTCCAGGAGTTGACATAGACCTCTATCTCCAATGTGCCTTTGCAGTATAGTACGTAATATGTTGAAAATACACCGGGAGGCCTGACTTTTTGGCCTTTCCAGCAGTACGGGCACAAGATAACGCACCACGTTTTTAACTTCCCGGTCAAAGGAGATGCCGGGTAAGGGCAAAATATTTATAGAGAGATTTTGTCTGGCAATTTCGGCAATGCGGGTTGAAATATTGCCATCAGCGCCTGCCTCTATCATATTGACAACCAGGTAGGGGCAAAACTCATCCATTTTCTCCTGCAGGAAAAGCCCCCAATCCGTATTTTTTTCCCGGACAAGAGCCAATAGCTCATCGATGCGTTTTATGCGGCGGTGGTCGGAAGAGGTGGTGGTTTCAAAGATCAACCCCTTAAATTCGTTAATGCGCCCCTGCAGCTTCCTTGCTTCTTCTGGTCTCAGGATATCAAAAATATTCTTGTTGAGGTAGCGGAGCAGACTGACCTTTATAAAATTATAGACATCCAGGACAGAGCTCGGTTCCGGTGAGGTCACGGCTATCCGCTCATCTGCGGCTAAAAAGAAGTCCACCATGTTATAGGAGGTATCTCCGCCCAAATCGATGACCACATAATCAGCCGGCAGACCTTGCAAGTCCTTAATGAGCTTTTTCTTTTGCGCCGTTAGGATGTTGGCCATGCCCAGGTTGGAACTATCTCCGGCTATGATTTTCAGATTCTTAACCGCCGTGTCCAGGCAGAGTTCGTTTAATGGCTTCCCGTCTTTAAAATAGTGCTGCAGGGTGAGCGGCGGGAACTTTACCCCCAGGTGGAGATGTAAGTTAGCCCCGCCCAGGTCCAGATCCACGGCAATGACCCTTTTACCTAGCGATGCCAGGCCGGCGCTCAGGTTTGCGGAAACAATGGTCTTCCCTATGCCTCCCTTGGCGCCGCCCACGGCAAATATCAGCTTGCGTTGGGGGGCGCATTGCTCTGCGGCATCAGACGTAACCTTTCTTTTAAATTGGGGCCACGGGATATCTTCTCCCCTTTCCCGTGCCGTTTCCAAATAGCCGTTTAAAAACTCATGGGCCTGCTGGATGCGTATAAAACGCTCATGCCTGTTGCGGCGAAAGCTCTCGGGCAGGTTATGGATGAGGTCGGGATGGCATTGCATGACCTTCGTGCGAAAGGCCTTTTTGAGGGTTTCGGTATCAAGCGATGCCAGAAAGGCCGGCGATTCCAATTGTTCTTTTGGGAAAAGCACAGAGAGCGCATAATAAAGTTTTACACTATCTCTGGACATATTTCTTCCTCCGGGATGTAAGACAGATCATTAATATCTTTTTCGGCTATTTATTTCTTTTCTTTAGGGTTCATTTGACTTTGTTTCATCCTCCTTGTATAAATTAACCAAGAAGTTCCAGACGACGTGCCTGTGCGTTGCACCTGTCTGCCGTGCCAACGGCACAGATAGACGCAGACAGAGCAGTCAGCATTCAGCGATCAGCTTAATGTGTTGTTTGTCTTATATTTTTGCTGATAGCTGATCGCTGAATGCTTGAATCCGACCGTAGGCCGGAAACGACAGTTTCCGGATGAACACTAACTATATGTAACTCGGGAGATCTTATGAGGATAAGAAAGGCCGTTATTCCGGTAGCCGGACTGGGTACCCGGTTTCTGCCGGCTACAAAGGCGATCCCCAAGGAGATGCTGACCATTGTTGACCGGCCTACCATTCAGTACATTGTGGAAGAGGTGGTGGCCTCGGGTATCGAACAGGTCATTATGGTCACCGGCAGTGGCAAGTCTGCGATCGAAGACCACTTTGATTATTCCTATGAACTGGAAACGATCCTGGAACAGAGAAAAAAGTGGACGCTTCTGGAAGAAGTCAAAAATATCTCTAATTTGATCGAGATTACCTCTGTCAGGCAAAAGCGGCCATTGGGGCTGGGCCATGCGATATTATGCACAAAAGACCTGGTGGGCAATGAACCGTTTGTGGTGGTCCTGGGTGACGACCTGGTGGATGCCCCCATACCCTGCACCCAGCAGTTATTGAATGTCTTTAATGAATTTCATAAGCCGATAGTGGCTGTCTATCCCGTGCCGAAAGAAGAGATTCATAACTATGGTATAGTCGAAGGGACGGAGATCAAAGAACAGACCTATAGGGTGACAAGGATGATGGAAAAACCGGCCCCGGAAACAACAGATTCAAACCTGGCTATTATCGGACGGTATATCCTGACGCCGGATATATTTACCATCCTGGAAAACACGCCAACAGGGCATGGCGGAGAGATCCAGCTTACCGATGCCCTCATGGAACTGGCGCGCCAAAATCAGATATACGCCTATCGTTTTGTCGGCCGGCGGTATGATGCCGGGGACAAATTCGGCTATATTCAGGCCACGCTGGCCTATGCCCTGAAACACCCGGAGATCGGCCCAAGGGTCAGAGAATACCTGCAAAAGGAACTATGCATCGGCTAAAATGGCCCTGATCATTGAAGCAGCCCCGGCCCTACCTGTCTTTAAGACCTTCCACTATCTTGTCCCGGCTGAACTGGAGGAAGACATACAACCAGGGCTGCGTGTGCTTATACCCGTAGGGTTACGCACCGTTACCGGTTATGTCCTGGGCACCGTGGCCTCTTCAGACCGGCCGGAACTGAAAGAGATCCTGGATATACTGGATGAGCGGCCCCTCTTTCCTCCCGGCCTCCTTCGCCTTTTTGAGTGGATGGCACGCTATTATCATTATCCCCTGGGTAAGGTGATAGAGTCGGCCCTGCCAGCCGGCCTGAATGTATCCAGCCGGCGGTTGTTGATTCTTACCGGGACCGGGCAGCGTGCTCTGGCCGCAGATACGCATCCGCCAGAGGGAGGCGGACATCTGCGACCGGAGTGTAAGGAAAAAAATATCTCTCAAGAGATCCTCTCCGTTTTGAGTCTTTTTCGGGGGGAAAAACCAGTCGCGGTCCCGGCTATTGAAAAAATTTTTCCGGGCGCCGGCCGCCATTTAATCCCCGGCCTGGTTGATAAAGGCCTCCTCGCCTGGAAAGAGGTCGTGGAACGACCGCGCACCAGGCTTAAAGAGGAGCGCATGGTAAGGCTCACCGGAAAAGCTTCGGAAAAACCCTTATCCGGCGATGAAGAGGCCATCCTTACCTATCTGCGGGAGCAAGGAGAGGTTCCGGTAAAGAGACTCGGGGCCTCCATGCCCCACCTGACAAAGAGATGGAAAAAACTGGAGAAGACCGGCCTTATCTCCTTCTCCAGGGCTATTATTTACAGAGATCCGTTCAGCGCCGAGGGCTTCTGGTATAGACGCCCTGCCACCCTGACGGCCGAACAGAAACAGGCCGTTGAAGATATCACCAGGGCCCTCTCCAGCCATGAATTTTCTGCCCATGTCCTCCACGGGGTCACGGCAAGCGGAAAGACAGAGGTGTACCTGAGGGCCGCCGAGGCGGCCCTGGCTCAAGGAAAGGACTGCATAATTCTTGTCCCTGAGATCGCCTTGACTGCCTATCTGGAGGCGGCCTTCATCTCATGTTTCGGGGATAAGGTAGCCGTCCTGCACAGCGCCCTATCCCCCGGCGAAAAGTTCGATCAATGGCTGCACATACTGGAAGGAAAGGCCCGAATAGTCATCGGCGCCCGTTCGGCTGTATTTGCGCCTCTTTCCTCCCTGGGCCTGATCGTGGTGGATGAGGAACACGACAGCTCCTATAAGCAGGAAGACAAGCTCCGTTATCATGGCCGGGATGTGGCCGTAATGCGTGGCCGTCTGGAGAAAGCGGTGGTTATTTTGGGTTCGGCCACTCCCTCCATACAAAGTGTATTTAATGTAAAATCAGGACGTTATGGATACCTGGCGCTGACCAGGCGGGTTGAAGAGAGGGCGTTGCCGGAGGTGTCTGTTATCGATATGCGCAGCCCCGGGTCACAGACCGGGGCCGGCAGGGCAATCTTTTTCCCGGAACTCCTTGATGCCATAGAAGATAACCTGCAAAAGAAGGAGCAAACCCTTATCTTTCTTAACCGTCGGGGCTACTCGCCTTCCATGCAATGCAACTCCTGCGGTCAGGTCCTGATCTGCCCTAATTGCAGTGTTTCTCTGACCCATCATCTGTCTGAACAGACCCTCCTTTGCCATTATTGCGGCTATTCAGTCCCGGCGCTTCCGGCCTGTCCGGCCTGTGGTGGTATTAATGTCAGGTCGATCGGCTGGGGGACGGAACGTATTGAAGCGGAACTAAAAACGCTTTTCTCGGAGGCGCGTATAGCCCGTCTGGATCGGGATACAACCACCCGGAAAAGGGCGCACCATGGTATTTTGCGAGCTGTTCAAAAAAGGGAGATAGATATCCTGGTAGGCACACAGATGGTGACCAAGGGGCATGATTTTCCTTATATTACCCTGGTTGGCGTGATTTCCGCCGACCTGTCTCTGAACCTGCCGGACTTTCGGGCGGCGGAAAAGACCTTCCAACTTTTAGCTCAGGTGGCAGGCCGGGCCGGTCGAGGGGAAAGGCCGGGAAAGGTTATAATCCAGACCTATAACCCGGATCACTACAGTATTATTAAGGCCAAACAGCACGATTTTCCGGGATATTATGAAGAAGAGATTGCCCTTCGCCGGGCGCTCGGGTATCCACCTTTTGTGCGCCTGATTAACCTCTTGCTGGAGAGCAACAGCCAAATCAAGGTCAAGGATTATGCCCGGGAGATGAGCCTGCGGGCGCATGCACTTTTGCAAAAAAACATGGATTGGCTGGATACCGTGGAAATCCTTGGGCCAGCCCCGGCGCCGCTCTTCAAAATAAGAGGAAAGTTTCGGTATCAGATGTTTTTGAAGGGTCTCAAGGTTGGGCCGCTACATGCCTACACTAATGGTCTTCTCGAATATCTTAAGGCAAAACCTCCCGTCTCAGGTGTCAAATTGATTATAGACGTTGACCCCGAAAGCATGTTATAAATAGCTTACAGTGCCCAGCACTCAGTAACCAGCCAGGCAGAGGTGAATTTTCTCTGAAAGCTGACCACTGAGGGCTGATAGCTACGTGAATTTTATGGCTATACGCAAGATTATCACCTACCCACACCCGGTTCTAAAACAAGTGGCGGAGCCGGTGAAGAAGATAACGTCTGAGATTCTGGCATTGGTCGCTGACATGGCGGAGACCATGTATGCGGCTCCGGGAATTGGACTGGCCGCTAACCAGATCGGTGTCCTGAAAAGGGTCCTTGTCTTTGATTTGTCCAGGGAAGGCGAAAATAAGAAATTAACGGCCTTGATTAACCCGGAGATCATCCGGGCAGAAGACGAGACCACCTATGAAGAGGCCTGTTTGAGTGTTGTTGACTATTCTGCCGAGGTCAGGCGCAGCGCCAGGGTCAAGGTGGGGGCCTTGAATCTCGAAGGGCAGCCGATAGAGGTCGAAGGCGAAGGGCTCCTGGCCATCTGTCTTCAGCACGAGATCGACCACCTGAACGGTATCCTTTATATCGACCGTATCAGCAGCCTCAAAAGGTCGCTCTACAAACGTCGCCTCAAAAAAATCCTTAAGGTAGAAGCATTATGAATCCGCCGCGTTGGCGGGTAGTCTTCATGGGAACACCGTCATTCGCTGTGCCCTCCCTGGAGGCCCTCATCCATTGTGGCGGAGTAGAAGTTGCAGCGGTGGTCACTCAACCGGACCGGCCTAAAGGACGAGGTCTGGCCGTCGCCCCTCCCCCGGTCAAGGTCCTGGCCGAACAGTCAAAAGTCCCTGTCCTCCAGCCGGAGAAGATACGCACAGAAGATTTTCTTGGCGGGATGCGAAAACTGGCCCCGGAGGTCATAATTGTGGTGGCCTATGGTAAGATCCTGCCCGCGGAACTACTGGCCATACCGCGGCGCGGCGCCATCAATGTCCATGCCTCTCTCCTGCCCAAATACCGGGGGGCCGCCCCTATTCAGCAGGCCTTAATAAACGGGGAAGAAATAACCGGTGTAACCATTATGCAACTGGATGAAGGCATGGATACCGGCCCGATTCTTCTCATGGAGGAGACTAAAATTGATGCAACGGATACGGCGGGTACATTGCATGATCGCCTGGCGGGCCTTGGAGCCAAGGCCCTCATCAAAACCCTTGACGGCCTCCAGAAAGGCACTATTATACCAAGGCCGCAGCCAAAAGCCGGGGTTTCTTGCGCCCCAATGTTAAAAAAAGAAGACGGGCGAATCGATTGGCGGCAGCCGGCCGTAAAGATTTTTAATCTTATCCGGGGCCTTGACCCCTGGCCTGGTTCTTATTCATACTGGCGAGGCAAGCTCTGTCATCTTTATAAGCCGCGCCTTATCGGGGGGGCAGAAAAAAAGGCGCCGGGGGAGATAGTCCAGGCGGATGATTCCGGATTCCTGGTTGCCACGGGCAGGGATTATATCCTTATCACCGAGATCAAGATCGAAGGCGGCCGGCGGATGGCCGTAGCGGATTTCCGCCGGGGCCATAAGATAGATATAGGCGAAAAACTGAACTAATGTCTGAAGAAAAGTCACATAAGATTTTATTTGTTAGTCTGCTTTTCGTAACCTGCGCCTTATTTTTTCTGGTTGCTGTCCTTCTCTGGTGGATACCATACGTGGGATTGGCCAATATCCATCGTGCTCTTCCTGCTCTGCTGGCCGTTTTCTTTGGCACCCTGCTTTTATTAGTAGTGGGGGGCATCTTTTCCATCGTACTAACCCTGATTTTCAGGAAGGACCTTTTACTCTCCAAACGTCTGCGCGGCGCGGTAATCAAGGTTATCTTTCCTGTTTTGATATTAGTCGGCAAGCTCTTCGGCATCTCGAAAGAAAAAATCCAACATGCCTTTGTAGAAGTAAATAATGATATAGTCATAGCCCAGGTCAGCCATATCAGGCCTGAACGCCTACTCCTCCTTATGCCACACTGCCTCCAGAACTATGACTGTAAGGTAAAGATCACCGGGAATGCGGACAACTGTAAGCGTTGCGGGCTGTGCAAGATCAAAGATCTGGTGGAAATGGCAGAGACTTACCATGTCGGTCTTTCTGTGGCTACCGGCGGCACTATTGCCCGTCGCATTGTGGTAGAAAAGAAACCACGGCTTATAATCGCCGTGGCCTGCGAAAGGGATCTGACCAGCGGCATTCAGGACAGCTATCCCGTGCCGGTTTACGGAATATTTAATATTCGGCCTTATGGACCGTGTTTTAATACCCAGCTGGACCTGAAAAAGGTGGAAAAGGCCATGCTCCATTTCCTGCAGGGAGGGGCATAATGTTTGCCAACCCCCGGCAGGTTGCCCTCGCAGTTCTGGATGAACTGGATAAAGGGCAAGAGACCCTGGATGCGCTCATGGAAAAGGCATTCCGCAAGCACTTCACCCTGGAAAGGCGGGATCGGGCCTTGACCATGGAACTCGTTTATGGCGTCCTCAGGCAGCGGGCACGGCTTGACTGGATCATAGACCAATTTTCCAGGACCCCGCGGGAAAAAATTGAGCCGTTGGTTCAAAACGTCTTGCGGCTGGGGATATATCAGCTCCTTTACATGAATCGCATCCCGCCTTCGGCCGCAGTCAATGAATCTGTGAATCTGGTCAAGGTCAGCCAGCCGGAATGGATCACCCGTTTTGTAAACGGTGTGCTGCGGGCTGTGGAACGGGGAAGAGAGGAGATCAGGTGGCCTGATCCAAAGGAAGATTTATCGGCCTGGCTGGCGGTAGAGTCCTCCCATCCGCTATGGCTGGTGGAACGCTGGACGGGACGCTATGGAGCGGATGCGGCCCGTGACTTATGCGAAAGCAACAACAAGATGCCGGTTCTGGCCATTCGCACCAATACCCTGCGGTTAAAGCGCGATCAGCTCCTGGAGTTTTTGCGCAAAGAGGTCCCGGGTATTGAGCCTGCCCCCTATTCTCCGGACGGGCTGATACTAAAGGGCTTTTTTGGCAATATCCTGAAACTTACCGGTTATAAAACCGGCTGGTTCCAGGTGCAGGATGAATCCTCACAGCTTGTTTCCCATCTCGTCTCGCCCCAGCCCGGTGAGTTAATACTCGATGCCTGCGCCGGTCTGGGGGGAAAAACCACGCACATGGCCCAGATAATGCGCAATCTCGGGCGCATACTGGCCCTTGACATCCACGGCGGACGCCTGGAACGGCTCAAAGAAAACTCAACCCGCCTCGGCATCCAGAATATCGAGGTAATCAAAAAAGATGTCACGCAGTCGCTGGCAGGCCTGGGCGGGAAAAAAATTGATCGTATCTTGGTCGATGCCCCATGTACAGGCCTGGGTGTCATACGGCGCAATCCTGACATCAAATGGCGCCGCAAGCCGGAGGACCTTGTTTTTATGGCCGAACGGCAGGGACGCCTTCTGGACGAGCTGGCGCCGCTCCTTAAACCCGGGGGTATCCTGGTCTATGCCACCTGCAGCCTGGAACCGGAGGAGAACGAAGAGGTTATAAAAAACTTCCTGATTCGTCATCCGGAGTTTGAGATAGAAGACCCTGGATCGGTACTGCCGCAAAAAGCCGGCGAACTGGTGGAAGACAATTTTTTGCGCACCTATCCCAACCGGCATGGGACCGATGGATTTACTGCGGTGCGGATGAAAAAGGGGAGCTGAAAGCAGATAGCCGACAGCTAAAGCTAATATGAAAACGAGGTACATTTTATGAAAAAAATTGCGCCATCCATACTTTCCGCTGATTTTAGCCGCCTAGGAGAAGAAGTTCAGGCGGTAGAGAAGGCCGGGGCTGACCTTATACACATCGATGTCATGGACGGCCATTTCGTCCCCAATATTACCATTGGGCCCCTGGTGGTCCAGGCGGTCCGTAAGGTGACCGCCCTGCCATTGGATGTACACCTGATGATCTCCAATCCGGATCAATATATAGAGGATTTTTCCCGCGCCGGAAGCGACATTATTACCGTGCACGTAGAGGCCTGCATCCACTTGAATCGAACGATAAATCTTATCAAAAAGCAGGGGGTCAAGGCCGGTGTAGTCCTCAACCCTGCCACGTCCCTTTCTGCCTTGGAGTATGTGCTGGAAGAGGTAGATATGGTCTTACTAATGAGTGTTAACCCCGGGTTTGGGGGGCAGTTTTTCATTCCCGGCGTGGCCCACAAGATAGCCCGGCTACGGGAGATTATTGACGTACGCAACCTCCCGGTGGAAATTGAAGTGGACGGAGGGATAAACTTTGATACGGCCCGAATGGTGGCTAAAGCCGGTGCAGATATCTTTGTAGCCGGGTCTGCCATATTCGGCAGCGATGATTATGGCAAGACCATCCAGGCCCTGCGCAAGGCCATAACAGTATAGGCGGCCTGTGGTCAGTTGATGGCCTTGAGAAGGAGGATTCTATGCCTATTTTTGAGTATTTCTGTAATGACTGCAAGCAAAAGTCAGAAATTATAGTCTTTAAATCTACTGATACCGCAATCTGTCCCCACTGTGGCTCGAAAAGCCTCACCAGGCTTGTTTCTGCCACGTCTTCCCTTACCGGACAACCGGGCAAAAACCTGCCGGGGAAGGGTGACACGGCCTGCTGCGGCTCTTCGCCCGGTATGGCGGCCGGCTGCGCCGGACCGGGCAGTTGCTGCGGAAAAGTGTATAAGTAGAACGTTATTTCGCAGGGCTACTTCCGCGTCAGCCGATGGAGTACTATATGAAACTCTTCATCCTCCGCCCGCATCAACCGCGCCTTGCAGCCAATCTTAAAGTCCTTCTGGGCCAGTTCGAAGAACCTGCATGGAGACATGCGACTCTTGTCATGGGCCAAATAGACAATGCCGTCCGGCGCCAGGGCCCTTTTTAGAAGTTCATAGAGTGGCAGTAAAAGCCTTTCATTGAAAAGCACTTCAGAGCCTATAATATAGTGGTACTTCTTATAGAGGGCGGGTGCACACCAGTCTAAGGACTGAAAGCGCACCTTATCGAGACCATTGCTCCCGGCGCTGAGCATGGCAAAACAAAGGGCATCCTGGTCGTAATCAGTGATGGTTACCTTATGGCCGAAGGCCGCGGCAAACAGGCCGGACAGCCCTATGCCGGCCCCGAGCTCCAGCATTTCCTTGCCGTCATCCGGTTCAAGCTGTGCCAGTTCATCGGCCAGGATAATGGAGGCCTCCCAGATCCTGGCCCAGAAAGGAAATCCGGCCAGGGGATCATCCTGTGAAAACTGTTTCTCCACCAGACGCTTGACATCCCTTACCTGGGCTATCTGCAGGGTCTTGCCGCGGACGGTGACCGGCGAGGTCTCGATCCCGAACCGCTCTTCAAGTTCTCTTATTTTGTCTTTTGTAGCCAACCCGTTCATGTTACGTCTCCATCTTTGCGCAAATAGGACATAAGCTCACCATAAGTCATGGTATTCAGAATATCTTCCCTTGTCAGCCAGCCGCGGCGGGCCACCGACACACCGAGTGACATAAAATCCATCTGCTCCATAATATGGGCATCGGTGCCGATGGCCAGCTTGCAGCCCTTCTCTTTAGCGGCCCTGGCCTGTATATCGTTTAAATCCAGCCGCTTGAAGTAGGCGTTGATCTCCAGCGCCGTGCCTGTTTCTGCGGCCACCCTGATAATTTCCTCCATATCCACGGCGTAGGGCTCCCTTTCCCCTATGAGGCGGCCGGTGGGATGGGCGATAATATCCACATGCGGGCTTCGCATGGCCGAAGTTATCCGGTGAGTCAGGGTCTTCGCATCCTGTTTAAAGCCGGTGTGGATGGCCGCTACAACTATATCCAACTGACGCAATATCTCATCTGGATAATCCAGTTTGCCGCTGCTGTCAATATCTACTTCCGTGCCGCAAAGGAGTTTTACCGGACTCCTTTTTTGGTTGAAGGCGCGAATCTCTTCCATCTTCTTCTGTAAGTCGGAAACAGACACCCCGCCGGCCACCTTAAGCGAGGGAGAATGGTCGCAGACAGCCACCCAGGAAAGGCCCAGTGAGGCGGCCTTTCGGGCAATCTCGGCGAAAGAGGCGGTCCCGTCACTGTATTTGGAGTGGACGTGCAGATCTCCTTGAATATCCTCCAGCTCCACCAGAAGCGGCAGTCCCCCGGCCTGGGCCGCCTCTATCTCGCCCCGGTCTTCTCTCAATTCGGGAGGAATGTAGGGCAGCCCCACGGCCCGGAAGACCTCCTCCTCCGTCCGGCCCCCCAGCCATTTTTCGCCTTTGAATATGCCATATTCGTTGATCTTCAGCCCCTGACGCACGGCCAGATCCCGAATACGGATATTGTGGGCCTTGGAACCGGTAAAGTAACAAAGGGCAGCGCCCAGACTCTTTGGCTCCACCACCCGGAGATCGACCGAGATGCCTTCTCTGGTGCGGATGCTGGCCTTTGTTTCACCGCGGGCCGTGATCTCACTCACTAAAGGCAGTGCTGTAAAGACCTCCATGACCATTGCCGGTTCATCCGAGGCCACCAACAGATCAATATCCTTGGCCGTCTCCCTTCTGCGCCGGAGACTTCCGGCCAGGTGCACCCGCCCCAGGCGGGGACACTTTTTGCGCATCATGGCCATTATCTCTTCGGCCACCGGAAGCACTATGCCGACAGGGAGACGTTCCCGGCCTTTTTTGAGGATGGCGATGCCCTTAAGGATGTTCTCTTCGGTCCTGGCCTTGATCCCGGGTAGGCCCTGTATCTTGTGCTCAACCGCCAGGTTCTCTACCTCCTCTATCGAGGAGACGCCAAAATGGTCAAAGAGGAGCTTGGCCGTGCGCGGCCCCACGCCGGGAATGGCCAGAAGAGTGACGATGCCGGACGGAACTTCCTTTTTTAAATCCTCGTAGTCTTTAAAAGTACCGGTAGTTATAATCTCCTGGATTTTTCCGGCCAGATCCCTGCCG contains:
- the priA gene encoding primosomal protein N', giving the protein MALIIEAAPALPVFKTFHYLVPAELEEDIQPGLRVLIPVGLRTVTGYVLGTVASSDRPELKEILDILDERPLFPPGLLRLFEWMARYYHYPLGKVIESALPAGLNVSSRRLLILTGTGQRALAADTHPPEGGGHLRPECKEKNISQEILSVLSLFRGEKPVAVPAIEKIFPGAGRHLIPGLVDKGLLAWKEVVERPRTRLKEERMVRLTGKASEKPLSGDEEAILTYLREQGEVPVKRLGASMPHLTKRWKKLEKTGLISFSRAIIYRDPFSAEGFWYRRPATLTAEQKQAVEDITRALSSHEFSAHVLHGVTASGKTEVYLRAAEAALAQGKDCIILVPEIALTAYLEAAFISCFGDKVAVLHSALSPGEKFDQWLHILEGKARIVIGARSAVFAPLSSLGLIVVDEEHDSSYKQEDKLRYHGRDVAVMRGRLEKAVVILGSATPSIQSVFNVKSGRYGYLALTRRVEERALPEVSVIDMRSPGSQTGAGRAIFFPELLDAIEDNLQKKEQTLIFLNRRGYSPSMQCNSCGQVLICPNCSVSLTHHLSEQTLLCHYCGYSVPALPACPACGGINVRSIGWGTERIEAELKTLFSEARIARLDRDTTTRKRAHHGILRAVQKREIDILVGTQMVTKGHDFPYITLVGVISADLSLNLPDFRAAEKTFQLLAQVAGRAGRGERPGKVIIQTYNPDHYSIIKAKQHDFPGYYEEEIALRRALGYPPFVRLINLLLESNSQIKVKDYAREMSLRAHALLQKNMDWLDTVEILGPAPAPLFKIRGKFRYQMFLKGLKVGPLHAYTNGLLEYLKAKPPVSGVKLIIDVDPESML
- the def gene encoding peptide deformylase is translated as MAIRKIITYPHPVLKQVAEPVKKITSEILALVADMAETMYAAPGIGLAANQIGVLKRVLVFDLSREGENKKLTALINPEIIRAEDETTYEEACLSVVDYSAEVRRSARVKVGALNLEGQPIEVEGEGLLAICLQHEIDHLNGILYIDRISSLKRSLYKRRLKKILKVEAL
- the fmt gene encoding methionyl-tRNA formyltransferase; this translates as MNPPRWRVVFMGTPSFAVPSLEALIHCGGVEVAAVVTQPDRPKGRGLAVAPPPVKVLAEQSKVPVLQPEKIRTEDFLGGMRKLAPEVIIVVAYGKILPAELLAIPRRGAINVHASLLPKYRGAAPIQQALINGEEITGVTIMQLDEGMDTGPILLMEETKIDATDTAGTLHDRLAGLGAKALIKTLDGLQKGTIIPRPQPKAGVSCAPMLKKEDGRIDWRQPAVKIFNLIRGLDPWPGSYSYWRGKLCHLYKPRLIGGAEKKAPGEIVQADDSGFLVATGRDYILITEIKIEGGRRMAVADFRRGHKIDIGEKLN
- a CDS encoding DUF116 domain-containing protein, which encodes MSEEKSHKILFVSLLFVTCALFFLVAVLLWWIPYVGLANIHRALPALLAVFFGTLLLLVVGGIFSIVLTLIFRKDLLLSKRLRGAVIKVIFPVLILVGKLFGISKEKIQHAFVEVNNDIVIAQVSHIRPERLLLLMPHCLQNYDCKVKITGNADNCKRCGLCKIKDLVEMAETYHVGLSVATGGTIARRIVVEKKPRLIIAVACERDLTSGIQDSYPVPVYGIFNIRPYGPCFNTQLDLKKVEKAMLHFLQGGA